A part of Desulfomicrobium baculatum DSM 4028 genomic DNA contains:
- a CDS encoding AI-2E family transporter, with product MILDKTPYSFDRVVRMALAAGLLWGVITTLGYLSDVLIPFAVALLLAYILNPLVYRVQMFVKSRGLAIGLTLFFFFAVLGGLCWIVIPLMGREAAHMGRLISDLVSNSKLAEEAANRLPPDVWQALRDYFDTPEVRNFFRTDSFISMAQSTLRKVLPGLMGIISGTYSVLLALVVPAVVLLYLIFLLMDFQKVRVAWKEMIPPQYRDSVVSFVEEFDVAMNRYFRGQTTIAGILGIFFATGFSLVGLPMGILLGFFVGLLNLVPYLQLIGLIPAVVLAAIHALETGQSFWVVMGMTGLVFVVVQIIQDAVLVPRILGKAMGLSPAVMLLSLSIWGKLLGMLGLLIALPMTCLVLAYYRRLVLAPAASRLIVNPGEEGGS from the coding sequence ATGATTCTCGACAAGACACCGTATTCCTTCGATCGCGTCGTGCGCATGGCCCTGGCCGCAGGACTGCTCTGGGGCGTCATCACGACCCTCGGGTACCTCAGCGACGTGCTCATCCCCTTTGCCGTGGCCCTGCTCCTGGCCTATATCCTAAATCCGTTGGTCTACCGCGTGCAGATGTTCGTGAAGAGCAGGGGGCTGGCCATAGGGTTGACCCTGTTTTTTTTCTTTGCCGTGCTCGGCGGGCTTTGCTGGATCGTCATCCCGCTCATGGGCCGCGAGGCGGCGCACATGGGTCGGCTCATTTCCGATCTGGTCAGCAACTCCAAACTGGCCGAGGAGGCCGCCAACCGCCTGCCGCCCGATGTGTGGCAGGCCTTGCGGGATTATTTCGACACGCCCGAAGTGCGGAATTTCTTTCGCACCGACAGTTTCATTTCCATGGCCCAGTCCACCCTGCGCAAGGTTTTGCCGGGACTCATGGGGATCATCAGCGGCACCTACAGCGTGCTCCTGGCTCTGGTCGTGCCGGCCGTGGTTCTTTTGTACCTGATCTTTCTGCTCATGGATTTCCAGAAGGTTCGGGTCGCCTGGAAAGAAATGATTCCGCCCCAGTACCGAGACAGCGTGGTGTCTTTCGTCGAGGAATTCGATGTGGCCATGAACCGCTATTTTCGTGGACAGACGACCATCGCGGGCATCCTCGGTATTTTTTTTGCCACCGGCTTCTCCCTGGTGGGTCTGCCCATGGGCATCCTGCTCGGATTCTTCGTCGGGCTCCTTAATCTCGTGCCGTATCTCCAGTTGATCGGTCTTATTCCGGCCGTTGTGCTGGCCGCCATCCACGCTCTCGAGACCGGCCAGTCCTTCTGGGTGGTCATGGGAATGACCGGACTTGTCTTCGTGGTCGTGCAGATCATCCAGGACGCTGTGCTCGTGCCACGCATTCTGGGCAAGGCCATGGGTCTGTCCCCGGCCGTGATGCTCCTGTCGCTTTCGATCTGGGGCAAGCTCCTGGGCATGCTCGGCCTCCTGATCGCCCTGCCCATGACCTGTCTGGTGCTGGCCTATTATCGGCGGCTGGTGCTGGCGCCTGCCGCGTCACGGTTGATTGTCAACCCAGGAGAGGAGGGTGGATCGTGA
- a CDS encoding AMP-dependent synthetase/ligase → MAFAPTFFHTFLETCDRHRDNLAFIYRVGEDEFRVTYEKFFEDVLILARAFKANKVRKGDKVFILSDNRYSWIVTDMALQALGAVSVPRGTDTPPSEIEFIVNHSDAEFLIVETDKIYKDCQALIKSLKLKGVFICASSEKHSWFEKATSYAELLENRSIEPKEIEWFKGLADSISPEDVLTIIYTSGTTGTPKGVMLDHSNIMHNVRTLPPLIRLQSDDVWVSILPTWHIFERTAEYIGIANGSCLVYSSIRTFAADLESYKPTLVATVPRIWESLYSKITTGLKKKDPKKAKIFNLLVRVSAAYRRNARVLRDQLPVFQKKSLPVRFADKVQALVSNIFLFLPNLLAKKKLVLVQEKFGGRLKGAISGGGSLPPYLDEWIDAIGIRIINAYGMTECSPGIAGRGFNCDVFGTIGPPVGETELRIVNDQGEPVPNGIEGEIQVRGAQVFKGYYKNDEANAGAFTSDGFLRTGDLGRLTLTGELVITGRAKEIIVLASGENVDPTNIEATLSMFPFVQDAVLVGQDKKGLGALIVPDLEKLREFVLEKYNQVLEETEGALRDKQLLDRLREEMNKLLNAKKGFKPYEKLQNIHFLDKEFTLGEELTNSFKKKRHVIEQKYKDIINRLLK, encoded by the coding sequence ATGGCCTTTGCACCCACGTTTTTCCACACCTTTTTGGAAACTTGCGATCGGCACCGCGACAACCTCGCTTTCATCTACCGCGTGGGCGAAGACGAATTCAGGGTCACCTACGAAAAATTCTTCGAGGACGTGCTCATCCTTGCCCGGGCTTTCAAGGCCAACAAAGTGCGCAAAGGCGACAAGGTCTTCATCCTCTCCGATAACCGCTACTCCTGGATCGTCACCGACATGGCCCTGCAGGCCCTGGGAGCGGTCAGCGTTCCGCGCGGCACCGACACGCCTCCGAGTGAAATCGAATTCATCGTCAACCATTCGGACGCCGAATTTCTAATCGTCGAGACGGACAAAATCTACAAGGATTGCCAGGCGCTGATCAAAAGCCTCAAACTCAAGGGCGTGTTCATCTGCGCCAGCTCCGAAAAGCACTCCTGGTTCGAAAAGGCCACCTCATACGCGGAACTGCTTGAAAACCGTTCCATCGAGCCAAAAGAGATCGAATGGTTCAAGGGCCTTGCCGACAGCATCTCCCCGGAGGACGTGCTGACCATCATCTACACCTCCGGCACCACCGGCACCCCCAAAGGGGTCATGCTCGACCATTCCAACATCATGCACAACGTGCGCACCCTGCCTCCGCTCATCAGGCTGCAGTCCGATGATGTCTGGGTATCCATTCTGCCGACCTGGCATATCTTCGAACGCACGGCGGAATATATCGGCATCGCCAACGGCAGCTGTCTGGTCTACTCCTCCATCCGCACCTTCGCCGCGGATCTGGAATCCTACAAACCAACGCTGGTCGCCACAGTGCCGCGCATCTGGGAGTCCCTGTATTCCAAAATCACGACGGGCCTGAAGAAGAAGGATCCCAAAAAAGCCAAGATCTTCAATCTGCTGGTGCGGGTTTCCGCCGCCTACCGCCGCAACGCTCGCGTGCTGCGCGACCAGTTGCCCGTGTTCCAAAAAAAATCCTTGCCTGTGCGCTTTGCGGACAAGGTGCAGGCCCTTGTTTCAAACATATTCCTCTTCCTGCCCAACCTCTTGGCCAAGAAAAAACTTGTCCTCGTGCAGGAAAAATTCGGTGGCCGACTGAAAGGCGCCATCAGCGGCGGCGGCAGTCTGCCGCCCTATCTGGATGAATGGATCGACGCCATCGGCATCCGCATCATCAACGCCTACGGCATGACGGAATGCTCGCCAGGCATCGCCGGACGCGGATTCAACTGCGACGTCTTCGGCACCATCGGCCCCCCTGTGGGCGAAACCGAACTGCGCATCGTCAATGACCAGGGGGAGCCGGTTCCCAATGGCATTGAAGGCGAAATCCAGGTTCGCGGGGCGCAGGTCTTCAAGGGCTACTACAAGAACGACGAAGCCAACGCCGGTGCCTTCACCTCCGACGGCTTCCTGCGCACCGGCGACCTCGGACGGCTGACCCTCACCGGGGAACTGGTCATTACCGGCCGGGCCAAGGAGATCATCGTCCTGGCCAGCGGCGAAAACGTCGACCCGACCAACATCGAGGCCACCCTGTCCATGTTCCCCTTCGTCCAGGATGCGGTGCTCGTGGGCCAGGACAAGAAGGGCCTGGGCGCGCTTATCGTCCCGGATCTGGAGAAGCTGCGCGAGTTCGTGCTGGAGAAGTACAACCAGGTGCTCGAAGAGACAGAGGGCGCCCTGCGCGACAAACAGCTTCTCGACCGTCTGCGCGAAGAGATGAACAAGCTCCTCAATGCCAAGAAAGGGTTCAAGCCTTACGAAAAGCTCCAGAACATCCATTTTCTCGACAAGGAGTTCACCCTCGGCGAAGAGTTGACCAACTCCTTCAAGAAAAAGCGCCATGTCATTGAACAGAAATACAAGGATATCATCAACCGATTGCTGAAATAA
- a CDS encoding O-antigen ligase family protein gives MARFNPRVIADMLHPGCDEDSTMASHELVRHWTRFSDTAILPDRERETKTLRVLVLAPIALLTFFFGGARPWIWQSVAGLFFICLGAWLLRHSIPASAKRLSGFAGMACALLLVPLAQTIPLPAALLEILSPVRAQWTQALLQFGNTSNVTISYDLLTTWTQLVWWLFLVIFAVLLSQALSREAKLPTWLLHFLFVLAGLQAMYGIAQTLLPSLGVLWDTHAATGQAYKGYARGTFINRNHFAAFLGLLWPVLLAYLLVLKSPRKMEQILGERQRAQLLVQKKAFGIFCLALVVLALFFSQSRGGILAAMLAFTLLSLFAGLWRKRVAVALATCWIIMLGYGAVIGLEGLTNRFLQLDHGMAGRVEMWKDGWKILQDHPLTGTGLGTYPEASRAYQNAFSPERRADHAHNDYLETAVELGLPAACVLIGGIWGLWCLRAVLLWRARTTMDPDRLLLAAGSLAALGGYMLHGWVEFNNAIPANQLTAVTMAAFHFHITEHGIFRHPVRPQKAL, from the coding sequence ATGGCGCGATTTAACCCCCGCGTGATTGCGGACATGCTCCATCCCGGCTGCGACGAGGATTCCACAATGGCCTCTCACGAGCTTGTTCGGCATTGGACGCGCTTCTCCGACACCGCGATCCTGCCGGATCGGGAGCGCGAAACGAAGACGCTGCGCGTGCTGGTCCTTGCACCCATAGCGCTGCTGACTTTTTTCTTCGGCGGCGCCAGACCCTGGATCTGGCAAAGCGTGGCCGGACTTTTCTTCATCTGCCTGGGGGCATGGCTTTTGCGGCACTCGATTCCCGCGTCCGCAAAGCGTTTAAGCGGCTTTGCGGGCATGGCGTGCGCACTGCTGCTCGTGCCGCTCGCGCAGACCATCCCGCTCCCAGCCGCGCTGCTTGAAATCCTCTCGCCGGTCCGCGCCCAATGGACCCAGGCCCTGCTTCAATTTGGGAACACCTCCAACGTGACCATCAGCTACGATCTCCTGACGACCTGGACGCAGCTGGTCTGGTGGCTCTTCCTGGTTATTTTTGCTGTATTGCTGAGCCAGGCGTTATCTCGCGAGGCGAAATTGCCGACCTGGCTTCTGCACTTTCTTTTCGTGCTGGCCGGACTGCAAGCCATGTACGGCATCGCCCAGACCCTGCTTCCTTCCCTGGGCGTATTGTGGGACACCCACGCGGCCACCGGACAGGCATACAAAGGGTACGCACGCGGCACGTTCATCAACCGCAACCATTTCGCGGCTTTTCTGGGACTGCTCTGGCCCGTGCTCCTGGCCTACCTCCTGGTCCTCAAATCCCCGCGCAAAATGGAACAAATCCTGGGCGAGCGGCAACGGGCGCAACTCCTCGTGCAGAAAAAAGCCTTCGGCATCTTCTGCCTTGCCCTGGTCGTTCTCGCCCTGTTCTTCAGTCAGTCACGGGGCGGCATTCTGGCTGCCATGCTCGCGTTCACCCTACTCTCTCTTTTTGCCGGGCTCTGGCGCAAACGGGTGGCCGTCGCCCTGGCGACCTGCTGGATCATCATGCTCGGGTACGGGGCGGTCATCGGCCTTGAAGGCCTGACAAACCGATTCCTGCAGCTCGACCACGGTATGGCCGGAAGGGTGGAGATGTGGAAAGACGGTTGGAAAATCCTGCAGGACCACCCCCTGACCGGCACCGGGCTGGGAACCTATCCCGAGGCTTCCCGCGCCTACCAGAACGCCTTCAGCCCGGAACGGCGGGCCGACCATGCCCACAACGACTACCTCGAGACTGCCGTGGAACTGGGTCTGCCTGCCGCCTGCGTTCTCATCGGGGGTATCTGGGGACTGTGGTGCCTGCGGGCCGTTCTTCTGTGGCGCGCGCGCACGACCATGGATCCCGACCGCCTGCTCCTGGCCGCGGGTTCCCTGGCGGCTCTGGGAGGATACATGCTGCACGGCTGGGTGGAGTTCAACAACGCCATTCCGGCCAATCAACTGACCGCGGTGACCATGGCCGCGTTCCACTTCCACATCACGGAACACGGGATTTTCCGGCATCCGGTAAGACCGCAAAAGGCCCTCTAG
- a CDS encoding J domain-containing protein: MHAFIARATGDQGVVTAARTLAQPLLRGEDVPEHCRTLCRSFGVSEGLLRSRLWAMASLFPGSPVRLAPYRILDLMPGAGPKLVQGAFRKLCLTWHPDLNPGDPEAARRFLQIKAAYDMLAAAGEACGQSAGAAGSGACAWDDVAYGRPRRTRTRMRLLMPLILVVGVLVLAVAVTDLESPRVRSAFLSSVAAVGFGPVIDASVCSGSVLKLEPSCLPRCTGRTASTPGGETNHPHR, encoded by the coding sequence GTGCACGCCTTCATTGCGCGCGCGACCGGGGATCAGGGCGTGGTGACGGCGGCCAGAACCCTGGCCCAGCCCCTGCTTCGCGGCGAGGATGTGCCGGAGCACTGCCGCACGTTGTGCCGGAGCTTCGGCGTTTCCGAGGGGCTTCTGCGATCCAGGCTGTGGGCCATGGCGTCGCTTTTTCCCGGCTCGCCGGTCCGGCTCGCGCCGTACCGGATTCTGGACCTTATGCCCGGGGCGGGACCGAAACTCGTCCAGGGTGCGTTTCGCAAGCTGTGCCTCACCTGGCATCCCGATTTGAATCCGGGCGATCCCGAGGCCGCCAGGCGATTTTTGCAGATCAAGGCCGCTTACGACATGCTGGCAGCGGCCGGGGAGGCGTGCGGACAGTCGGCAGGGGCGGCAGGGTCCGGGGCCTGCGCCTGGGACGACGTCGCCTATGGCCGGCCGCGTCGGACCCGGACCCGCATGCGACTCCTGATGCCGCTCATTCTTGTGGTGGGGGTCCTTGTTCTGGCCGTGGCGGTGACGGATCTTGAGAGCCCTCGCGTGCGTTCCGCGTTCCTGTCCAGCGTGGCGGCTGTGGGGTTTGGTCCTGTCATCGACGCCTCGGTTTGCTCCGGTTCGGTCCTTAAGCTGGAACCGTCCTGTCTTCCTCGCTGCACTGGAAGGACCGCGTCAACGCCTGGCGGCGAGACGAACCATCCCCACCGCTAG
- a CDS encoding GumC family protein, whose product MHASEFPASFPQAEDEIDLRDCLEVLVRRKWLIGGVLFAVFVTTFIVTLAMTPIYKATGKLEFNLQPPKVTTFEDMLVPQTQTREFMNTQTKLLTSDSLAWRVIETLDLVHNPRFNTEITAEGEDSGGILSDLRRMLTTMPGQGEDLDAQVREAEVQQRLLKVFLDNLEIKAERDTTILNLAFSSPDPALARDVVNTFIGSFIAWQLDKKIGAAGVANEQLRKQVEVARIRLEKSEAEMNAFAQKAGIVSLDSRMNLVYKQLEEINSALALAHAQRLGREALDAQAREVGVSALPMVIDNPLIQELRQQYVQLESQYEDKLVVFKPDYPEARRLKARLDDVASKIRHEESRIQGGIRNDYLVALKNEESLRTQADLAKTSALDLNDRATQYKILEREVETNKEIHQSLLQRGKEIDATVGTDISNIQVVDHALLPVKADKPRIQLNLMLSIGIGLLLGVAAAFLLEFLDNTIKSIDEITDRFGIGILGVLPEAEKKFADRLDRLVVSDPRAGFSEAIRTTRVSIQLSTAAEGGTRTLLITSTSEGEGKSTIAVNMALTFAAAGDRVLIIDADLRRPRLHQVFSPSASGGGGLSELLIGSKSLDDVICATEHENLFFIPAGLVPPNPAELLASRRMRMYLEQLHEDFDRIIIDGPPSVGFADVLVLSSLASGVILISTLGRTHRQALRLFRRSLLNINARLLGTIVNRLNVQNRFGDYYSKYGRYYYHPYAYGDGSTERAQGGVPQLEEPRAS is encoded by the coding sequence GTGCATGCATCGGAATTTCCAGCGTCATTTCCGCAGGCGGAAGACGAGATCGATCTGCGGGACTGCCTGGAGGTGCTTGTTCGCCGTAAATGGCTCATCGGCGGTGTGCTGTTCGCTGTTTTCGTGACCACGTTCATCGTGACTCTGGCCATGACCCCGATTTACAAGGCCACGGGCAAGCTTGAATTCAATCTGCAGCCGCCCAAGGTCACCACGTTTGAGGACATGCTCGTTCCCCAGACTCAGACCCGGGAGTTCATGAACACCCAGACCAAGCTGCTCACCTCCGACTCGCTGGCGTGGCGGGTGATCGAAACCCTCGATCTGGTCCACAACCCTCGCTTCAACACGGAGATCACGGCCGAGGGCGAGGATTCCGGCGGCATTCTGAGCGATCTTCGCCGCATGCTGACCACGATGCCCGGCCAGGGCGAGGACCTTGATGCGCAGGTCCGGGAGGCCGAGGTGCAGCAGCGACTGCTCAAGGTCTTCTTGGACAATCTGGAGATCAAGGCGGAGCGGGACACCACCATCCTGAACCTGGCCTTTTCCTCCCCGGACCCGGCGCTGGCCCGGGACGTGGTCAACACGTTCATCGGCTCCTTCATCGCCTGGCAGCTTGACAAAAAGATCGGGGCCGCCGGCGTGGCCAACGAGCAGTTGCGCAAGCAGGTCGAGGTGGCGCGGATCCGCCTGGAGAAATCCGAAGCGGAGATGAACGCTTTTGCCCAGAAAGCAGGCATCGTCTCTTTGGATAGCCGCATGAACCTTGTTTACAAGCAGCTTGAGGAGATCAATTCCGCCCTGGCCCTGGCCCATGCCCAGCGCCTCGGCAGGGAGGCCCTGGATGCGCAGGCCCGTGAAGTCGGCGTTTCGGCCCTGCCCATGGTCATCGACAATCCGCTCATTCAGGAACTTCGGCAGCAATACGTCCAGCTTGAGTCCCAATACGAGGATAAGCTTGTCGTCTTCAAGCCCGATTACCCTGAGGCCAGGCGGCTGAAGGCCCGGCTCGACGATGTCGCATCCAAGATCCGCCATGAGGAGAGCAGGATCCAGGGCGGCATCCGCAACGACTATCTTGTGGCCCTCAAAAACGAGGAGTCCCTGCGCACGCAGGCCGATCTGGCCAAGACCAGCGCCCTGGATCTGAACGATCGGGCCACGCAGTACAAGATTCTTGAGCGCGAAGTCGAGACAAACAAGGAGATTCATCAGTCCCTGCTGCAGCGCGGCAAGGAGATCGACGCAACGGTGGGCACGGACATCAGCAATATCCAGGTGGTGGACCACGCCTTGCTCCCGGTGAAGGCGGACAAGCCGCGTATCCAGCTGAACCTGATGCTGAGCATCGGGATCGGTCTGCTGCTTGGCGTGGCCGCCGCCTTCCTGCTCGAATTTCTGGATAACACGATCAAAAGCATTGATGAGATCACCGACCGCTTCGGCATCGGCATCCTGGGCGTGCTCCCGGAAGCCGAAAAGAAATTCGCGGACAGGCTGGACCGCCTGGTGGTTTCCGATCCCCGGGCGGGGTTTTCCGAGGCCATCCGCACCACCCGCGTCTCCATTCAGCTGTCCACCGCCGCCGAGGGCGGCACCCGTACGCTGCTCATCACCAGCACTTCGGAAGGGGAGGGCAAGTCGACCATCGCGGTGAACATGGCCCTGACCTTTGCCGCCGCAGGCGACAGGGTGCTCATCATCGACGCGGATCTGCGCAGGCCCAGATTGCACCAGGTGTTTTCCCCGTCCGCTTCAGGCGGTGGGGGACTGAGCGAACTGCTCATCGGCAGCAAGAGTCTGGACGATGTGATCTGCGCCACCGAGCATGAGAACTTGTTTTTCATCCCGGCGGGATTGGTGCCCCCCAACCCTGCCGAGCTTCTGGCCTCCAGGCGGATGCGTATGTACTTGGAACAATTGCATGAGGATTTCGACCGCATCATTATCGACGGCCCGCCATCGGTGGGTTTCGCCGATGTGCTCGTGCTCAGCAGCCTGGCCAGCGGAGTCATTCTGATAAGCACCCTGGGCAGGACCCACAGGCAGGCGCTGCGTCTGTTTCGGCGCTCTTTGCTCAATATCAACGCCCGGCTGCTGGGCACCATCGTCAATCGCCTCAATGTGCAGAACCGGTTTGGGGATTATTATTCCAAATATGGCAGGTATTATTACCATCCTTACGCCTACGGCGACGGCAGTACCGAACGTGCGCAGGGCGGCGTTCCGCAACTGGAAGAACCCCGCGCGTCCTGA
- a CDS encoding polysaccharide biosynthesis/export family protein, giving the protein MKKILPFLIALSRTAQKVSVLCLRLLPMAPLILCLACGAKGPAATTELDQLADPAATEYNALEVAELNGKLYESFTATPIYEDYVIGGGDLIELTIFEAPDLSIETRVSARGSVTLPLLSTVRIAGLSVLEAERHVEELYREKYLQDPHITIFVKEQFGSKITMMGALKKPGTYDFYASMNLMDVLAMAEGLSDAAGRTVQIRRKPESSEDASSLVIDLDQLVKDGQGNLNVGIKGGDVIYVPEAGSVYVDGAVRKAGSYPIRKEMSVQEAIVAAGGLQSFADAKNVKLIRYLGEGRREVAKLSLAELQTGETGKLKVRDRDVIFVESSAVGTFVQGLRLTLGAGLFGVGYTPPSQ; this is encoded by the coding sequence ATGAAAAAAATCCTGCCCTTCCTCATCGCGCTCAGCCGCACCGCACAGAAAGTGAGCGTCCTCTGCCTGCGGCTTCTGCCCATGGCCCCCCTGATCCTGTGTCTGGCATGCGGAGCCAAAGGTCCGGCCGCCACAACCGAACTCGATCAGTTGGCCGACCCCGCCGCAACGGAATACAACGCGCTGGAAGTGGCCGAACTGAACGGAAAGCTCTACGAATCCTTCACCGCCACGCCCATTTACGAGGACTACGTCATCGGCGGCGGGGATCTCATTGAACTGACCATCTTCGAAGCGCCGGACCTGAGCATCGAGACACGGGTCAGCGCGCGCGGAAGCGTTACCCTGCCGCTCTTGAGCACGGTGCGGATCGCCGGCCTTTCCGTACTGGAGGCGGAACGGCACGTGGAGGAGCTTTATCGGGAGAAATACCTTCAGGACCCTCACATAACCATCTTCGTCAAGGAACAGTTCGGGTCGAAAATCACCATGATGGGGGCGCTCAAAAAGCCTGGTACCTATGATTTTTACGCCAGCATGAACCTCATGGACGTGCTCGCCATGGCCGAAGGCTTGAGCGACGCGGCCGGAAGGACCGTGCAGATTCGCCGCAAGCCGGAAAGCAGTGAAGACGCGAGCTCGCTGGTCATCGACCTGGACCAGCTGGTCAAGGATGGGCAGGGCAATCTCAATGTGGGCATCAAAGGCGGGGATGTCATCTACGTGCCGGAAGCGGGCTCGGTCTATGTCGACGGAGCAGTCCGCAAGGCCGGATCATACCCCATCCGCAAGGAAATGTCCGTCCAGGAGGCCATTGTCGCCGCAGGCGGCCTGCAGTCCTTTGCCGATGCCAAGAACGTCAAGCTCATCCGCTACCTCGGCGAAGGCAGGAGGGAGGTGGCCAAGCTGTCCCTCGCCGAGCTGCAGACCGGCGAAACCGGCAAACTTAAAGTCCGGGACCGCGACGTCATCTTTGTGGAATCAAGCGCGGTCGGCACCTTTGTCCAGGGGCTGCGCCTGACGCTTGGGGCGGGGCTGTTTGGTGTCGGCTACACGCCACCGTCTCAGTAG
- a CDS encoding tyrosine-protein phosphatase has translation MIDIHCHVLPGMDDGPSSMDESLAMVRLAVADGIRGAICTPHWHPLFWPNERNAIAIAVDTLRLRLQAEDIAFDVWPGSELSLDADLEAGLAGGRLATLNGGSWVLLELPGPFPPSGIDNFLLNFHRSGRRLVLAHPERYPFILRDPARLHAWVEMGVAVQITAASLLGRLGPEIATLCRILLEHRLVHFLASDGHGVENRRPLLREACRVAGEIAGIDDAMRLTEMHPQAVVHNEPLPLTDFTPLSLPRKRSWFKFW, from the coding sequence ATGATTGATATCCACTGTCACGTGCTTCCCGGAATGGACGACGGTCCATCCAGTATGGACGAATCCCTGGCCATGGTCCGTCTGGCCGTGGCTGATGGAATCCGGGGGGCGATCTGCACCCCGCATTGGCATCCACTGTTTTGGCCCAATGAGCGAAACGCCATTGCCATTGCCGTGGATACGCTTCGGCTGCGTTTGCAGGCCGAAGACATTGCTTTTGATGTCTGGCCCGGAAGCGAACTCAGCCTGGACGCCGATCTGGAGGCCGGGCTCGCAGGCGGGCGTCTGGCAACCCTGAACGGCGGATCATGGGTGTTGCTTGAGTTGCCCGGTCCTTTCCCGCCCTCGGGCATCGACAATTTTCTCCTGAATTTTCACCGTTCGGGCCGACGGCTAGTTCTTGCCCACCCCGAACGTTATCCTTTTATCTTGCGCGATCCTGCGCGGCTGCATGCCTGGGTCGAGATGGGCGTGGCCGTGCAGATCACGGCGGCCAGCCTGCTCGGCAGACTGGGGCCTGAAATCGCAACACTGTGCCGCATTCTGCTGGAGCACCGGTTGGTTCATTTCCTGGCCAGCGATGGCCATGGTGTCGAAAATCGTCGTCCCTTGCTGCGGGAGGCTTGCAGGGTTGCGGGCGAAATTGCGGGGATCGATGATGCCATGCGACTGACCGAGATGCACCCTCAGGCGGTGGTTCACAACGAGCCTTTGCCCCTGACGGATTTCACGCCCTTGTCCCTGCCCAGAAAACGCTCTTGGTTCAAATTCTGGTGA
- a CDS encoding undecaprenyl-phosphate glucose phosphotransferase → MANISPGISTLTRIAEILAIAGGMLVAHRIHPIGDPASLAISALLGAIVYSFAAELTGAYGELRLRPFIIEARRVLGAWILTFLCLVLISWALRSTAAFSRLQIGLWIVIGAAMLLGSRWSIRALLRVHRRRGRNQRHAVLIGAGNLARQWVQTINAYPELGIRPVAAFDDDPAKIGGTCEGVPVLERCAQAVRYVNEHRVPMVFVALPLRAEERMHFVLGQFLNSPANIYIIPDIFTFELMNLNAFQVGGTPVIALSASPMSKRKVILKRAEDLLLGTLALIVASPLMLLIALVIKLTSPGPVFFRQRRHGLDGEEIRVWKFRTMRVTEDGREFRQAVKNDCRVTPFGAVLRRTSLDELPQLFNVLDGSMSLVGPRPHPVAQNESFRRLLPGYIWRLKIKPGITGWAQVNGWRGETDTVEKMEQRMLHDLHYIENWTLSFDIWILWMTIRRGFVNTNAY, encoded by the coding sequence ATGGCGAATATTTCACCGGGAATTTCCACGCTGACCCGCATCGCAGAAATCCTGGCGATTGCCGGTGGCATGCTCGTGGCCCATCGAATCCATCCCATTGGCGATCCTGCCAGCCTCGCCATCAGTGCCCTGCTCGGCGCCATCGTGTACTCCTTTGCCGCAGAACTGACCGGAGCCTACGGCGAATTGCGCCTGCGCCCCTTCATCATCGAGGCCCGCCGCGTTCTTGGCGCCTGGATCCTGACCTTCCTCTGTCTGGTGCTCATATCCTGGGCGCTGAGGTCCACCGCCGCCTTTTCCCGATTGCAGATCGGTCTCTGGATCGTCATCGGCGCGGCCATGCTGCTGGGTTCACGCTGGAGCATCCGGGCGCTGCTGCGCGTCCACCGCCGCCGGGGCCGCAACCAACGCCACGCCGTGCTGATCGGCGCGGGCAATCTGGCCCGGCAGTGGGTCCAGACCATAAACGCCTATCCGGAACTTGGAATCAGGCCCGTGGCAGCCTTCGACGACGACCCGGCCAAGATCGGCGGCACATGCGAAGGCGTCCCGGTTCTGGAGCGTTGCGCCCAGGCGGTGCGGTACGTCAACGAACATCGCGTCCCCATGGTCTTCGTCGCCCTGCCCCTTCGCGCCGAAGAACGCATGCACTTTGTTCTTGGGCAATTCCTCAATAGTCCGGCCAACATCTATATCATCCCGGACATCTTCACGTTTGAGCTCATGAATCTCAATGCCTTCCAGGTCGGCGGAACACCCGTCATCGCCCTCTCCGCATCGCCCATGTCGAAACGCAAGGTAATTCTCAAACGCGCCGAAGACCTTCTCCTCGGAACCCTGGCCCTCATCGTCGCCAGCCCGCTGATGCTGCTCATCGCCCTGGTCATCAAGCTCACCTCGCCTGGGCCGGTTTTTTTCCGGCAGCGGCGACATGGGCTGGATGGAGAGGAAATCCGGGTCTGGAAATTCAGAACCATGCGCGTGACGGAGGACGGACGCGAATTCAGGCAGGCGGTCAAAAACGACTGCCGGGTCACTCCTTTCGGTGCCGTGCTTCGCCGCACCTCCCTGGACGAACTGCCGCAACTCTTCAACGTGCTGGACGGCAGCATGAGCCTGGTCGGCCCCAGGCCGCATCCCGTGGCCCAGAACGAAAGCTTTCGCAGACTCCTGCCCGGCTACATATGGCGCCTGAAGATCAAGCCCGGCATCACCGGCTGGGCCCAGGTCAACGGCTGGAGGGGCGAAACGGATACGGTCGAGAAGATGGAACAACGCATGCTTCACGATCTCCATTACATCGAAAACTGGACCCTGTCCTTTGATATCTGGATCTTATGGATGACTATCCGGCGCGGTTTTGTGAACACAAATGCGTACTAA